A window of the Corythoichthys intestinalis isolate RoL2023-P3 chromosome 6, ASM3026506v1, whole genome shotgun sequence genome harbors these coding sequences:
- the si:ch211-261a10.5 gene encoding potassium channel subfamily K member 13, whose product MSLKKDISPSPAKVDTACFGLLGVLIALYMLAGAVIFSSLERSAEIRAHHYWNTRFREFSHVHNLSNQDLKSLLRYYEEARMAGVRVERSRALWDIPGAFYFVGTVVSTIGFGVTAPSTIAGKVLLVFYGLFGCSATILFFNLFLERVLSLLSFLLFWRHSKRIRHSRLESGGRGDDCKVDWKPPTYQISLVLFFTVIVVACGAALLYSAMEGWTYLESLYFCFVAFSTVGFGDFVSVQRKQHEVIRAYQVANCVVILLGVCCTYSLFNSVSVLMRQGLNCIMRKLARAYSSVLLSAGATSPVWETRPLVLL is encoded by the exons ATGTCTCTGAAGAAAGATATCTCTCCATCACCTGCCAAGGTGGATACCGCTTGCTTCGGCCTCCTTGGAGTGCTCATTGCCCTTTACATGCTGGCTGGTGCCGTTATATTTTCTTCATTAGAGAGATCAGCAGAAATTCGGGCCCACCATTATTGGAACACAAGGTTCAGGGAGTTCAGTCATGTGCATAATTTGAGTAACCAAGATCTAAAATCTCTTTTGCGCTACTACGAAGAGGCCAGGATGGCAGGAGTACGTGTAGAACGAAGCAGAGCACTGTGGGACATCCCGGGAGCTTTCTACTTTGTGGGTACTGTGGTGTCCACTATTG GGTTCGGCGTGACAGCCCCATCTACAATAGCAGGAAAGGTCTTGCTTGTTTTCTACGGTTTGTTCGGCTGTTCGGCCACGATTCTCTTCTTCAACCTCTTCCTGGAAAGAGTTCTATCTCTGTTGAGCTTCCTTTTATTCTGGCGCCACTCCAAGAGAATCCGACACAGCAGACTGGAGAGCGGAGGCCGAGGAGATGACTGCAAAGTTGATTGGAAACCGCCGACATACCAAATCAGCCTAGTGCTTTTCTTTACTGTCATTGTCGTCGCCTGCGGTGCAGCCCTGCTCTACTCTGCCATGGAGGGCTGGACTTACCTGGAGTCCCTCTACTTCTGCTTTGTGGCCTTCAGCACGGTTGGCTTCGGGGACTTTGTGAGCGTCCAGAGAAAGCAACATGAAGTGATCCGAGCATACCAGGTGGCAAACTGTGTCGTGATCCTCCTTGGAGTGTGCTGCACGTACTCCCTCTTTAACAGTGTCTCTGTGTTGATGAGACAAGGACTCAACTGCATAATGAGGAAACTGGCCAGGGCTTATAGCAGTGTTCTG CTATCTGCTGGAGCCACTTCTCCAGTGTGGGAGACACGGCCTCTAGTGCTCCTATGA
- the gemin7 gene encoding gem-associated protein 7, with the protein MDKPVPVLRLPRGPDPHSRGFDPNSPRYIDLCSTSITSSSASSGACANPEELKREQQVRAELRERFLRCVLATRDKKVSICMHGDVTVDATFGGCDIDVLNLQVSDLHTPIGVQKEALIRCQDIISYSFDL; encoded by the coding sequence ATGGACAAACCGGTGCCTGTGCTTCGCCTGCCGAGAGGACCCGACCCTCATAGCCGTGGCTTCGACCCCAATTCCCCTCGTTATATTGATCTGTGTAGCACATCCATCACTTCTTCCTCAGCGTCGTCGGGCGCATGCGCGAACCCCGAGGAGCTCAAACGGGAGCAGCAAGTGCGCGCGGAATTGCGAGAACGTTTCCTCAGGTGTGTTCTGGCCACGCGCGACAAGAAAGTGAGCATCTGCATGCACGGCGACGTGACCGTGGACGCCACGTTCGGCGGCTGCGACATTGACGTGCTCAACCTGCAGGTGTCTGATCTGCACACTCCCATCGGGGTGCAGAAAGAGGCGCTCATCAGATGCCAGGACATCATTTCATACTCGTTTGATTTATGA